One window from the genome of Asterias rubens chromosome 11, eAstRub1.3, whole genome shotgun sequence encodes:
- the LOC117296837 gene encoding uncharacterized protein LOC117296837, with translation MEFTRIEGASFNHGAGFNPLPQKVPMRYSFSLDQKRILMKHYENGMFGQSLAYQDKIVACAQEAGVDFDIVRNWIGNMRRKRRMEDAQKTNMTDLMMPHDPSAENKRRFLPPPSGAFPGSLYLVRQPAGGRVQQPRPPSGPIIRPNTPGSHLPLPTSLIKNTPLATRDQNVALPSSGQPSAAQPSGGTPSGYRPVPSKHELDDEKSSCQVASTAHQPTSQPQVPMNVAGVERREQLWSSQQFPDETIPLMRGQGQGQGSGLGHEANDHEWRQQQIQSVMNQVQQSVQQLEGLGCECVVATVIPSDGGTYITGTPIAVQYFSEIQKIQAMADYVNPLGPPSIDSEDTQNDAIEEANSTNRQRNQLGQGTKSDGVKQTAHDDQTEAKDEDEANEEGEGKAESERKEGEVIRTGEEVYIVNKDHFVIGTGTLLPAPHRRIELKNVPLP, from the exons ATGGAGTTCACCAGGATAGAAGGGGCTTCATTCAACCATGGAGCTGGTTTCAATCCACTACCACAAAAA GTTCCCATGAGATACTCGTTCAGCTTGGACCAGAAGCGTATCTTAATGAAGCATTATGAGAATGGAATGTTCGGGCAGAGCTTGGCGTACCAGGACAAGATTGTAGCTTGCGCTCAagaagctggggtggatttcgaTATCGTCAGG AACTGGATTGGCAACATGCGACGGAAACGCCGCATGGAAGATGCCCAAAAGACCAACATGACAGATTTGATGATGCCACATGATCCGTCGGCAGAGAACAAGCGCCGTTTCTTGCCTCCTCCATCCGGTGCCTTTCCAGGATCTCTATACCTCGTTCGGCAGCCAGCTGGCGGGAGAGTCCAACAACCCAGACCGCCGTCGGGCCCGATCATCAGGCCCAACACCCCCGGGTCACACCTGCCTCTGCCCACCAGCCTTATCAAGAACACACCCTTAGCCACGCGGGACCAAAATGTCGCCTTGCCAAGCTCCGGTCAGCCCAGCGCCGCCCAACCTTCGGGGGGTACGCCTTCAGGATACCGACCCGTTCCATCGAAGCATGAGTTGGACGATGAAAAGAGCAGTTGCCAGGTCGCTAGCACCGCCCATCAACCCACATCTCAACCCCAGGTTCCTATGAATGTTGCCGGGGTTGAAAGGCGAGAACAATTGTGGAGTTCGCAACAGTTCCCCGATGAGACAATACCATTAATGAGAGGTCAGGGTCAAGGTCAAGGGTCAGGGCTGGGTCATGAAGCTAATGATCATGAATGGAGGCAACAACAGATTCAGAGTGTCATGAATCAAGTTCAACAGTCG GTGCAGCAGCTGGAGGGCCTCGGCTGTGAGTGTGTCGTAGCAACAGTCATACCATCAGACGGCGGTACGTACATCACTGGTACCCCGATAGCGGTGCAATACTTCTCCGAGATACAGAAGATCCAGGCCATGGCGGACTATGTGAACCCTCTCGGCCCGCCGTCGATTGACAGTGAAGATACACAGAATGACGCTATCGAAGAAGCTAACAGTACAAACCGGCAGAGGAACCAGCTTGGTCAGGGTACCAAGAGCGACGGTGTCAAGCAGACGGCGCATGATGATCAGACTGAAGCTAAGGACGAGGACGAAGCGAATGAAGAGGGGGAGGGCAAAGCGGAATCAGAGAGGAAAGAAGGAGAGGTCATCAGGACAG gggaaGAGGTGTACATCGTCAACAAGGATCATTTTGTGATCGGTACGGGCACTTTACTCCCAGCACCCCACAGGCGCATTGAACTGAAAAACGTTCCCCTCCCCTGA
- the LOC117296423 gene encoding lysine-specific histone demethylase 1A-like isoform X2, translating to MERKEKDNGGSGDEAKKRISPQSSDAGSSASGSTGSGPSVAVMSLSANGGGGGGVGTGSHGHGHGGHSHAISQGMHSSHGHGSGSQKSFKLAPGMHDAPRRQSKRKRAKVEYREMDEKLANLSEDEYFSEEERQAKKEKVVKHVEEEPEESDIEEPKGLEGAAFSARLPSDKMTAQEAACFPDIIQSPTQTQKLFLYIRNRLLQLWFENPKMQLIFENALPQIEAPYNSDVQLVMRVHAYLERHGLINFGVYKRLKPLPTKTMGKVLIIGAGISGLAAASQLQTFGMDVTILEARDRVGGRVTTYRKNNYVADLGAMVVTGLGGNPMTVVSKQVNMELAKIKQKCPLFESGGQTVWTIPKDKDEMVEREFNRLLEATSFMSHQLDFNFINGKPVSLGQALELVIKLQEKQVKEKKGDYLRTLINLQDQTKENQTQLLVLQDKIKELHKQYKEVSEAKSPRDITAEFLVRSKMRDLNTALKEYDSLVFNQKELDEKTQELENNPPSDVYLSSRDRQILDWHFANLEFANATPLSTLSLKHWDQDDDFEFTGSHLTVRNGYSCVPIALSEGLDIKLNTVVRQIKTSPNGVEVLTQSTKNQSGMYTYKADAVVCTLPLGVLKQSPPGVQFVPPLPEWKTSAIHRMGYGNLNKVVLCFDKAFWDPSVNLFGHVGSTTASRGELFLFWNLYKAPVLLALVAGEAAQIMENVSDDVIVGRCLSVLKGIFGASTVPQPKEAVVTRWRADPWSRGSYSYVAAGSSGNDYDLMATPITPTPVVPGAPPQPNNMPRLFFAGEHTIRNYPATVHGALLSGLREAGRIADQFLGSPYAPQRQVPPVAHQTA from the exons ATGGAACGGAAAGAGAAGGACAACGGAGGAAGCGGGGATGAGGCCAAAAAGAGAATAAGTCCGCAGTCGTCGGATGCCGGGAGCTCAGCATCGGGGAGCACGGGGTCAGGACCGAGCGTAGCGGTGATGTCGCTGTCGGCCAacggtggtggtggtggtggtgttggTACGGGCAGCCATGGCCACGGACACGGTGGCCACAGTCATGCCATCTCGCAAGGAATGCATAGTAGCCATGGACACGGTTCAGGGTCCCAGAAATCATTCAAGTTGGCCCCAGGAATGCATGATGCCCCAAGGAGGCAGAGTAAACGAAAGAGGGCGAAG GTTGAGTATCGAGAGATGGATGAAAAACTGGCGAATCTCTCTGAAGATGAGTACTTCTCTGAGGAGGAGAGGCAGGCTAAGAAGGAGAAGGTCGTGAAGCACGTAGAGGAGGAGCCAGAGGAGAGCGACATCGAGGAGCCTAAAG GTCTTGAGGGAGCTGCATTCTCAGCTCGACTCCCCAGTGACAAGATGACTGCCCAGGAGGCAGCATGCTTTCCAGATATAATCCAAAGCCCTACACAGACACAGAAGCTGTTCTTGTATATCCGCAACAGACTG CTTCAACTATGGTTTGAGAATCCTAAGATGCAGCTGATATTTGAGAATGCACTGCCACAGATTGAAGCTCCTTACAACA GTGATGTCCAACTTGTGATGCGGGTCCACGCATACCTCGAACGCCATGGTCTCATCAACTTTGGTGTCTACAAGCGTCTGAAACCCCTCCCCACCAAGACCATGGGGAAGGTGCTCATCATCGGGGCGGGTATCTCCGGTCTAGCCGCAGCCTCACAACTCCAGACGTTCGGTATGGACGTCACCATCCTGGAGGCCCGGGACCGGGTTGGGGGCCGGGTCACCACGTATCGTAAGAATAACTACGTGGCCGATCTCGGAGCGATGGTGGTGACGGGTCTTGGGGGTAACCCCATGACCGTTGTAAGCAAACAGGTCAACATGGAGTTGGCCAAGATTAAACAGAAGTGCCCACTTTTTGAGAGCGGAGGTCAAACGGTATGGACG ATTCCCAAGGACAAGGATGAGATGGTAGAGAGAGAGTTTAATCGTCTCCTTGAAGCAACATCCTTTATGTCTCATCAGCTGGATTTCAACTTCATTAACGGCAAACCCGTCTCCCTCGGTCAGGCGCTGGAACTAGTCATAAA gCTTCAGGAGAAGCAAGTGAAGGAGAAGAAAGGTGATTATCTAAGGACGTTGATCAATCTCCAAGATCAAACCAAGGAGAATCAAACACAG CTTCTTGTACTTCAAGACAAGATTAAGGAGCTCCACAAACAATACAAGGAGGTCTCGGAGGCCAAATCACCGCGGGATATCACCGCAGAGTTCCTAGTACGCAGCAAGATGCGCGATCTAAACACTGCCCTCAAGGAGTACGATTCACTCGTCTTTAACCAGAAAGAACTCGATGAGAAGACACAGGAACTGGAGAATAATCCTCCAAG TGATGTTTACCTCTCGTCTCGAGATCGTCAGATCCTGGACTGGCACTTTGCCAATCTGGAGTTTGCCAACGCCACGCCCCTCTCCACCCTCTCCCTCAAGCATTGGGACCAGGACGACGACTTTGAGTTCACGGGTAGTCACCTGACTGTGCGGAACGGCTACTCCTGCGTTCCGATCGCACTGTCCGAGGGACTGGACATCAAACTGAACACCGTCGTCAGACAGATTAAGACCAGCCCAAACG GTGTGGAAGTCCTTACCCAGAGTACTAAAAATCAAAGCGGTATGTACACCTACAAGGCAGACGCAGTAGTGTGTACTCTACCCCTTGGGGTGCTCAAGCAATCCCCTCCAGGGGTACAGTTTGTCCCCCCACTACCGGAGTGGAAGACAAGTGCTATACATCGCATGGGTTACGGCAATCTCAACAAG GTTGTCCTGTGCTTTGACAAGGCTTTCTGGGACCCCTCAGTGAATCTCTTCGGTCATGTAGGAAGCACAACGGCCAGCCGCGGAGAACTGTTCCTCTTCTGGAACCTCTACAAGGCACCAGTACTCCTCGCTCTGGTCGCCGGTGAAGCAGCGCAGATCATGGAGAATGTCAGCGACGATGTGATCGTGGGACGATGTCTGTCTGTACTGAAGGGAATATTTGGAGCTAGTACTGTTCCTCAG CCAAAAGAAGCAGTTGTCACCCGTTGGCGTGCCGACCCCTGGTCCAGGGGGTCCTACTCCTATGTTGCGGCAGGGTCATCCGGGAATGACTACGACCTGATGGCAACCCCCATCACACCGACCCCAGTGGTCCCGGGTGCACCTCCCCAACCCAACAATATGCCCAGACTGTTCTTTGCCGGTGAGCACACAATCCGGAACTACCCGGCCACCGTGCATGGGGCTCTGCTGAGCGGACTGCGGGAGGCCGGGAGAATCGCTGACCAGTTCTTGGGATCCCCGTATGCCCCTCAGAGACAGGTGCCCCCTGTTGCTCATCAGACTGCCTAA
- the LOC117296423 gene encoding lysine-specific histone demethylase 1A-like isoform X1 — MERKEKDNGGSGDEAKKRISPQSSDAGSSASGSTGSGPSVAVMSLSANGGGGGGVGTGSHGHGHGGHSHAISQGMHSSHGHGSGSQKSFKLAPGMHDAPRRQSKRKRAKARVEYREMDEKLANLSEDEYFSEEERQAKKEKVVKHVEEEPEESDIEEPKGLEGAAFSARLPSDKMTAQEAACFPDIIQSPTQTQKLFLYIRNRLLQLWFENPKMQLIFENALPQIEAPYNSDVQLVMRVHAYLERHGLINFGVYKRLKPLPTKTMGKVLIIGAGISGLAAASQLQTFGMDVTILEARDRVGGRVTTYRKNNYVADLGAMVVTGLGGNPMTVVSKQVNMELAKIKQKCPLFESGGQTVWTIPKDKDEMVEREFNRLLEATSFMSHQLDFNFINGKPVSLGQALELVIKLQEKQVKEKKGDYLRTLINLQDQTKENQTQLLVLQDKIKELHKQYKEVSEAKSPRDITAEFLVRSKMRDLNTALKEYDSLVFNQKELDEKTQELENNPPSDVYLSSRDRQILDWHFANLEFANATPLSTLSLKHWDQDDDFEFTGSHLTVRNGYSCVPIALSEGLDIKLNTVVRQIKTSPNGVEVLTQSTKNQSGMYTYKADAVVCTLPLGVLKQSPPGVQFVPPLPEWKTSAIHRMGYGNLNKVVLCFDKAFWDPSVNLFGHVGSTTASRGELFLFWNLYKAPVLLALVAGEAAQIMENVSDDVIVGRCLSVLKGIFGASTVPQPKEAVVTRWRADPWSRGSYSYVAAGSSGNDYDLMATPITPTPVVPGAPPQPNNMPRLFFAGEHTIRNYPATVHGALLSGLREAGRIADQFLGSPYAPQRQVPPVAHQTA; from the exons ATGGAACGGAAAGAGAAGGACAACGGAGGAAGCGGGGATGAGGCCAAAAAGAGAATAAGTCCGCAGTCGTCGGATGCCGGGAGCTCAGCATCGGGGAGCACGGGGTCAGGACCGAGCGTAGCGGTGATGTCGCTGTCGGCCAacggtggtggtggtggtggtgttggTACGGGCAGCCATGGCCACGGACACGGTGGCCACAGTCATGCCATCTCGCAAGGAATGCATAGTAGCCATGGACACGGTTCAGGGTCCCAGAAATCATTCAAGTTGGCCCCAGGAATGCATGATGCCCCAAGGAGGCAGAGTAAACGAAAGAGGGCGAAGGCAAG GGTTGAGTATCGAGAGATGGATGAAAAACTGGCGAATCTCTCTGAAGATGAGTACTTCTCTGAGGAGGAGAGGCAGGCTAAGAAGGAGAAGGTCGTGAAGCACGTAGAGGAGGAGCCAGAGGAGAGCGACATCGAGGAGCCTAAAG GTCTTGAGGGAGCTGCATTCTCAGCTCGACTCCCCAGTGACAAGATGACTGCCCAGGAGGCAGCATGCTTTCCAGATATAATCCAAAGCCCTACACAGACACAGAAGCTGTTCTTGTATATCCGCAACAGACTG CTTCAACTATGGTTTGAGAATCCTAAGATGCAGCTGATATTTGAGAATGCACTGCCACAGATTGAAGCTCCTTACAACA GTGATGTCCAACTTGTGATGCGGGTCCACGCATACCTCGAACGCCATGGTCTCATCAACTTTGGTGTCTACAAGCGTCTGAAACCCCTCCCCACCAAGACCATGGGGAAGGTGCTCATCATCGGGGCGGGTATCTCCGGTCTAGCCGCAGCCTCACAACTCCAGACGTTCGGTATGGACGTCACCATCCTGGAGGCCCGGGACCGGGTTGGGGGCCGGGTCACCACGTATCGTAAGAATAACTACGTGGCCGATCTCGGAGCGATGGTGGTGACGGGTCTTGGGGGTAACCCCATGACCGTTGTAAGCAAACAGGTCAACATGGAGTTGGCCAAGATTAAACAGAAGTGCCCACTTTTTGAGAGCGGAGGTCAAACGGTATGGACG ATTCCCAAGGACAAGGATGAGATGGTAGAGAGAGAGTTTAATCGTCTCCTTGAAGCAACATCCTTTATGTCTCATCAGCTGGATTTCAACTTCATTAACGGCAAACCCGTCTCCCTCGGTCAGGCGCTGGAACTAGTCATAAA gCTTCAGGAGAAGCAAGTGAAGGAGAAGAAAGGTGATTATCTAAGGACGTTGATCAATCTCCAAGATCAAACCAAGGAGAATCAAACACAG CTTCTTGTACTTCAAGACAAGATTAAGGAGCTCCACAAACAATACAAGGAGGTCTCGGAGGCCAAATCACCGCGGGATATCACCGCAGAGTTCCTAGTACGCAGCAAGATGCGCGATCTAAACACTGCCCTCAAGGAGTACGATTCACTCGTCTTTAACCAGAAAGAACTCGATGAGAAGACACAGGAACTGGAGAATAATCCTCCAAG TGATGTTTACCTCTCGTCTCGAGATCGTCAGATCCTGGACTGGCACTTTGCCAATCTGGAGTTTGCCAACGCCACGCCCCTCTCCACCCTCTCCCTCAAGCATTGGGACCAGGACGACGACTTTGAGTTCACGGGTAGTCACCTGACTGTGCGGAACGGCTACTCCTGCGTTCCGATCGCACTGTCCGAGGGACTGGACATCAAACTGAACACCGTCGTCAGACAGATTAAGACCAGCCCAAACG GTGTGGAAGTCCTTACCCAGAGTACTAAAAATCAAAGCGGTATGTACACCTACAAGGCAGACGCAGTAGTGTGTACTCTACCCCTTGGGGTGCTCAAGCAATCCCCTCCAGGGGTACAGTTTGTCCCCCCACTACCGGAGTGGAAGACAAGTGCTATACATCGCATGGGTTACGGCAATCTCAACAAG GTTGTCCTGTGCTTTGACAAGGCTTTCTGGGACCCCTCAGTGAATCTCTTCGGTCATGTAGGAAGCACAACGGCCAGCCGCGGAGAACTGTTCCTCTTCTGGAACCTCTACAAGGCACCAGTACTCCTCGCTCTGGTCGCCGGTGAAGCAGCGCAGATCATGGAGAATGTCAGCGACGATGTGATCGTGGGACGATGTCTGTCTGTACTGAAGGGAATATTTGGAGCTAGTACTGTTCCTCAG CCAAAAGAAGCAGTTGTCACCCGTTGGCGTGCCGACCCCTGGTCCAGGGGGTCCTACTCCTATGTTGCGGCAGGGTCATCCGGGAATGACTACGACCTGATGGCAACCCCCATCACACCGACCCCAGTGGTCCCGGGTGCACCTCCCCAACCCAACAATATGCCCAGACTGTTCTTTGCCGGTGAGCACACAATCCGGAACTACCCGGCCACCGTGCATGGGGCTCTGCTGAGCGGACTGCGGGAGGCCGGGAGAATCGCTGACCAGTTCTTGGGATCCCCGTATGCCCCTCAGAGACAGGTGCCCCCTGTTGCTCATCAGACTGCCTAA
- the LOC117296423 gene encoding lysine-specific histone demethylase 1A-like isoform X3: protein MKLGPSHKRFKVEYREMDEKLANLSEDEYFSEEERQAKKEKVVKHVEEEPEESDIEEPKGLEGAAFSARLPSDKMTAQEAACFPDIIQSPTQTQKLFLYIRNRLLQLWFENPKMQLIFENALPQIEAPYNSDVQLVMRVHAYLERHGLINFGVYKRLKPLPTKTMGKVLIIGAGISGLAAASQLQTFGMDVTILEARDRVGGRVTTYRKNNYVADLGAMVVTGLGGNPMTVVSKQVNMELAKIKQKCPLFESGGQTVWTIPKDKDEMVEREFNRLLEATSFMSHQLDFNFINGKPVSLGQALELVIKLQEKQVKEKKGDYLRTLINLQDQTKENQTQLLVLQDKIKELHKQYKEVSEAKSPRDITAEFLVRSKMRDLNTALKEYDSLVFNQKELDEKTQELENNPPSDVYLSSRDRQILDWHFANLEFANATPLSTLSLKHWDQDDDFEFTGSHLTVRNGYSCVPIALSEGLDIKLNTVVRQIKTSPNGVEVLTQSTKNQSGMYTYKADAVVCTLPLGVLKQSPPGVQFVPPLPEWKTSAIHRMGYGNLNKVVLCFDKAFWDPSVNLFGHVGSTTASRGELFLFWNLYKAPVLLALVAGEAAQIMENVSDDVIVGRCLSVLKGIFGASTVPQPKEAVVTRWRADPWSRGSYSYVAAGSSGNDYDLMATPITPTPVVPGAPPQPNNMPRLFFAGEHTIRNYPATVHGALLSGLREAGRIADQFLGSPYAPQRQVPPVAHQTA, encoded by the exons atgaagttgggccctagTCACAAGCGATTTAAA GTTGAGTATCGAGAGATGGATGAAAAACTGGCGAATCTCTCTGAAGATGAGTACTTCTCTGAGGAGGAGAGGCAGGCTAAGAAGGAGAAGGTCGTGAAGCACGTAGAGGAGGAGCCAGAGGAGAGCGACATCGAGGAGCCTAAAG GTCTTGAGGGAGCTGCATTCTCAGCTCGACTCCCCAGTGACAAGATGACTGCCCAGGAGGCAGCATGCTTTCCAGATATAATCCAAAGCCCTACACAGACACAGAAGCTGTTCTTGTATATCCGCAACAGACTG CTTCAACTATGGTTTGAGAATCCTAAGATGCAGCTGATATTTGAGAATGCACTGCCACAGATTGAAGCTCCTTACAACA GTGATGTCCAACTTGTGATGCGGGTCCACGCATACCTCGAACGCCATGGTCTCATCAACTTTGGTGTCTACAAGCGTCTGAAACCCCTCCCCACCAAGACCATGGGGAAGGTGCTCATCATCGGGGCGGGTATCTCCGGTCTAGCCGCAGCCTCACAACTCCAGACGTTCGGTATGGACGTCACCATCCTGGAGGCCCGGGACCGGGTTGGGGGCCGGGTCACCACGTATCGTAAGAATAACTACGTGGCCGATCTCGGAGCGATGGTGGTGACGGGTCTTGGGGGTAACCCCATGACCGTTGTAAGCAAACAGGTCAACATGGAGTTGGCCAAGATTAAACAGAAGTGCCCACTTTTTGAGAGCGGAGGTCAAACGGTATGGACG ATTCCCAAGGACAAGGATGAGATGGTAGAGAGAGAGTTTAATCGTCTCCTTGAAGCAACATCCTTTATGTCTCATCAGCTGGATTTCAACTTCATTAACGGCAAACCCGTCTCCCTCGGTCAGGCGCTGGAACTAGTCATAAA gCTTCAGGAGAAGCAAGTGAAGGAGAAGAAAGGTGATTATCTAAGGACGTTGATCAATCTCCAAGATCAAACCAAGGAGAATCAAACACAG CTTCTTGTACTTCAAGACAAGATTAAGGAGCTCCACAAACAATACAAGGAGGTCTCGGAGGCCAAATCACCGCGGGATATCACCGCAGAGTTCCTAGTACGCAGCAAGATGCGCGATCTAAACACTGCCCTCAAGGAGTACGATTCACTCGTCTTTAACCAGAAAGAACTCGATGAGAAGACACAGGAACTGGAGAATAATCCTCCAAG TGATGTTTACCTCTCGTCTCGAGATCGTCAGATCCTGGACTGGCACTTTGCCAATCTGGAGTTTGCCAACGCCACGCCCCTCTCCACCCTCTCCCTCAAGCATTGGGACCAGGACGACGACTTTGAGTTCACGGGTAGTCACCTGACTGTGCGGAACGGCTACTCCTGCGTTCCGATCGCACTGTCCGAGGGACTGGACATCAAACTGAACACCGTCGTCAGACAGATTAAGACCAGCCCAAACG GTGTGGAAGTCCTTACCCAGAGTACTAAAAATCAAAGCGGTATGTACACCTACAAGGCAGACGCAGTAGTGTGTACTCTACCCCTTGGGGTGCTCAAGCAATCCCCTCCAGGGGTACAGTTTGTCCCCCCACTACCGGAGTGGAAGACAAGTGCTATACATCGCATGGGTTACGGCAATCTCAACAAG GTTGTCCTGTGCTTTGACAAGGCTTTCTGGGACCCCTCAGTGAATCTCTTCGGTCATGTAGGAAGCACAACGGCCAGCCGCGGAGAACTGTTCCTCTTCTGGAACCTCTACAAGGCACCAGTACTCCTCGCTCTGGTCGCCGGTGAAGCAGCGCAGATCATGGAGAATGTCAGCGACGATGTGATCGTGGGACGATGTCTGTCTGTACTGAAGGGAATATTTGGAGCTAGTACTGTTCCTCAG CCAAAAGAAGCAGTTGTCACCCGTTGGCGTGCCGACCCCTGGTCCAGGGGGTCCTACTCCTATGTTGCGGCAGGGTCATCCGGGAATGACTACGACCTGATGGCAACCCCCATCACACCGACCCCAGTGGTCCCGGGTGCACCTCCCCAACCCAACAATATGCCCAGACTGTTCTTTGCCGGTGAGCACACAATCCGGAACTACCCGGCCACCGTGCATGGGGCTCTGCTGAGCGGACTGCGGGAGGCCGGGAGAATCGCTGACCAGTTCTTGGGATCCCCGTATGCCCCTCAGAGACAGGTGCCCCCTGTTGCTCATCAGACTGCCTAA